The DNA segment TATAAAGATGTTTGCTAACCCTGAATTTTGGCAGGCTGCAGGCACAACTGCGGCAGAATTTTCTGATTTAACCTTAACCAATTTTATAATCAATAATCTGATACCTGTCACCATAGGAAACATTATTGGTGGAGGAATTTTTGTTGGTATGGGGTATTGGTTGATCTATCTACGAGATTAACAACTAACCAGTATTTTGATTTATCTGCAAGGCCAGCATGAGAATGCTGGCCTTTTTATGTCAAATGGGTATAAAAAAATAACCAATAGAACTCAATCATACAAGTGTTTATCCACAATATCTGTGGATAAAATGTGAAACACTAATGAGAATGAGCTTTTCATAAGCGCAAGCTATTTTTAAAGAAATTTCACCCTCACCCTACCTTCTTTAGTAAGGGTCTTTTTTAAGCTCAATTGAAGCGTAATTGTTATTGAAATGGACATCATGACAAAGATAGCGATCAAAATTATCATCTGGTATTTGATGGCAATCATTGGGCTAGTGCCGCCTAATATTTGCCCTGTCATCATACCCGGAAGTGTAACGACCCCAGTTGTCGCCATAGAGGCAAGGATTGGTGCTAGGGATTTTTGCATCGCGACACGAACAAAAGGGATAGACGCGTACTGTGGTGAGGCACCTAGAGAGATAGCCGCTTCGTATTCAGATTTACGTTGTTCAAATGCATCATACAGATTTTGCAGTGCGACGATATTCCCACTCAAACTATTGCCAAGTAGCATTCCAGACAGAGGGATAATGTATTGGGCACTATATAAAGGCGTTGGTTGAATGATGGCGAAAGTTAGAATAAAAAGTAGGGGGGTCAACCCTATCAATAAACCCGTTAAAACCGGTAAAAATAACAGCCTTACAGGTAGCTTAGCTTTCGTGATTATCGCGTTACTTCCGATAACGACCATGACGCTTAACCATAATAAATTGAGTAATAGGTTATTGGTCTGAAATACGAATTCTAAATAGATGCCTACTAATACAAGTTGGACGGCCATTCTAATGGTGGCGGTTACCATATCCTTCATCAATTCCAGTTGATACCGATGATTAATATACAAAGGTACAAGAAGCACAAGAGAGAAGAGCGAAAGCTGTATCCAAGAAATATCTAAGGCTGTCTGCATGGCTGTTTTTATCAAATAGGAGGTGATGATTAGCATACCGCATTTTGAAATCAACGGTGGTTATTTACTGTATATTCTTGTAGTAACTTTACAAATTGATAACATTTCAAACATCAAAATAGGCGGACTCAAACCTTTATATTACCGCCAATATCTATCGATATTAAGTAAAAACCAACAAATAATAATGAATTTTCACTCGAGTTAATCCCCTTCTATCGCAAAATAAACCGATATTATTTTTACATATCCGTTTACATCTATTCACATAAAATATTAATAAAACACATCTTCGTTTTACATCAAAAAAGCCGCGAATAACTTGGTGTACAAGGCCTAAGGTTATTGAAGCAAACATTTTAATGGGATTAAAATTTATAATAACAAATGAATTGTTGTTCGATAATCTCGGACATTGATTGGCTGATATTAGTTACATAGCGAGTA comes from the Vibrio sp. DW001 genome and includes:
- a CDS encoding ABC transporter permease is translated as MQTALDISWIQLSLFSLVLLVPLYINHRYQLELMKDMVTATIRMAVQLVLVGIYLEFVFQTNNLLLNLLWLSVMVVIGSNAIITKAKLPVRLLFLPVLTGLLIGLTPLLFILTFAIIQPTPLYSAQYIIPLSGMLLGNSLSGNIVALQNLYDAFEQRKSEYEAAISLGASPQYASIPFVRVAMQKSLAPILASMATTGVVTLPGMMTGQILGGTSPMIAIKYQMIILIAIFVMMSISITITLQLSLKKTLTKEGRVRVKFL